The Lytechinus pictus isolate F3 Inbred chromosome 15, Lp3.0, whole genome shotgun sequence genome contains a region encoding:
- the LOC129278029 gene encoding CDGSH iron-sulfur domain-containing protein 3, mitochondrial-like isoform X1, with protein sequence MVTKKGVRLLRRGIKNHSDKMAEGSSMSHREKDGELLYPVVDTYGPITVRGSELEPGKKKKWCTCGLSKKAPWCDGAHKKTGFRSLKWEVPEKPQSIYQICNCKYTKSPPYCDGTHTNLPEEVLERQKNCPNKPNHEQCLKMCTGCGIKVDF encoded by the exons ATGG TAACCAAGAAGGGTGTTAGGTTGTTGAGGAGAGGAATAAAGAATCATTCTGATAAGATGGCTGAAGGATCCAGTATGAGTCATCGTGAGAAGGATGGAGAGCTATTATATCCAGTTGTTGACACt TATGGACCAATAACAGTACGAGGTAGTGAATTAGAACCAGGCAAGAAGAAGAAATGGTGTACTTGTGGCCTCAGCAAAAAAGCCCCTTGGTGTGATG GTGCTCACAAGAAGACTGGTTTCCGTTCCCTTAAGTGGGAGGTCCCTGAGAAGCCACAGTCAATATATCAGATATGTAACTGCAAGTACACCAAGTCTCCCCCTTACTGTGATGGGACCCATACCAATCTTCCTGAAGAGGTCCTAGAGAGACAGAAGAACTGTCCTAACAAGCCAAACCACGAACAATGTCTCAAGATGTGCACCGGGTGCGGAATTAAGGTGGACTTTTGA
- the LOC129278029 gene encoding CDGSH iron-sulfur domain-containing protein 3, mitochondrial-like isoform X2: protein MLQSQGSYRLVLVAVTKKGVRLLRRGIKNHSDKMAEGSSMSHREKDGELLYPVVDTYGPITVRGSELEPGKKKKWCTCGLSKKAPWCDGAHKKTGFRSLKWEVPEKPQSIYQICNCKYTKSPPYCDGTHTNLPEEVLERQKNCPNKPNHEQCLKMCTGCGIKVDF from the exons ATGTTACAATCACAAGGCTCTTACCGGCTTGTTCTTGTTGCAGTAACCAAGAAGGGTGTTAGGTTGTTGAGGAGAGGAATAAAGAATCATTCTGATAAGATGGCTGAAGGATCCAGTATGAGTCATCGTGAGAAGGATGGAGAGCTATTATATCCAGTTGTTGACACt TATGGACCAATAACAGTACGAGGTAGTGAATTAGAACCAGGCAAGAAGAAGAAATGGTGTACTTGTGGCCTCAGCAAAAAAGCCCCTTGGTGTGATG GTGCTCACAAGAAGACTGGTTTCCGTTCCCTTAAGTGGGAGGTCCCTGAGAAGCCACAGTCAATATATCAGATATGTAACTGCAAGTACACCAAGTCTCCCCCTTACTGTGATGGGACCCATACCAATCTTCCTGAAGAGGTCCTAGAGAGACAGAAGAACTGTCCTAACAAGCCAAACCACGAACAATGTCTCAAGATGTGCACCGGGTGCGGAATTAAGGTGGACTTTTGA